TGCGGAGCGGTGCTTTCGGGCATGGGGCTATTCCTTTTGCTTCTCGCCGATCAGAGCCAGCTCGGCGCCCGCGCGGCTGAGGGCGAGGAAGACGGGGCCGTAGCTCTCTTGGCGCGTGTCCTTGTCAATCTTCAGCATCACGGTCTTGTCGCTCTGCTCGAGCAGGAGCGCCTTGACGCCCTCTTCGAGCACGGCGACGGGGCACGGCTTGCCCTGGAGCCACAGGTCGCCGTTCTTGTCGAGCGTGACCGAGATGTGCGCCTCTTTCATCGCCTCAATGTCGGGCGAGCGCGGCTGGGTGAGTTCGATGTGGCTCTCTTTGACGAAGTTGGACGTGACCATGAAGAAGATGATGAGCAGGAAGGCGATGTCGGCCATCGAGGTGGTCGGCACCTTGGCGGGCAATCGCTTCTTGCGTCGGACGCTCATTTCTTGGGCTTCTCGTCTTCTTCGATCAGGGCCAGGATGCCATCGGCCCTGTGGATGGCCATGACCACGTCGAAGTACAGTTCATAGGGCACGTCAGGCGTGGGGTTCACGATGACGATGCGCTTGGACGGGGGCTTGGCCCGGAAGTTCTGCTCGAGCAGGGCCGCGCGCAGTTCCTCGATCGTCAGGCGCTCGGCCCGCGGGCCGTAGAGGATCTCCTGGCCGGTCAGGGCGATGGTGAGCTGCTTCTCCTCGGCGTGGGCCGGGTCGGCCGAGGCGGCGGGCGGCTCGATCTTGTTGCCGGCGGGCACGATGAACGTGGTGGTGAGGATGAAGAAGATGATGAGGAGCAGCGCGATGTCGGAGAAGCTCGACAGCTCGGGCTCGAAGAGCGGCTTGGGCTTGGGCAAGGGCATCGCAGACCCCCGGGGGCGGGCGCCAGCAGGCGGCGGGCGGACGCTCTTCAGGCCTGCGGGCGGCCCAGCGAGATGAAGTCAATCAGTTCCTTCATCGTCTGCTCGATCTCGAGGACGTACTTATCGATCTTCCTGGCGAAGACGTTGTAGGCGACGATGGCGGGCACGGCGATGAGCAGGCCGGCGCCGGTGGTGATGAGGGCCTCGGCGATGCCCGCGGCCACGCCGCCGGCGTCGAGGCCGCCCATCTCGGCCATGGTGTTGAACGAGTTGATCATGCCGGTGACGGTGCCCGTCATGCCGAGCAGAGGCGCCACGCTGCCGACCATGGAGAGGAGGTTCAGGCGGGCCTCCAGCGGCTCCATGGCATGCGGCGCGTAGTCTTCCATCGTCTCCTTGACGTTGGTCTCGATCTCGATGACGGCGCGGCCGCGGGCCAGGAGCTTGCGGTAGCGGTCGAGGCCC
The sequence above is drawn from the Planctomycetota bacterium genome and encodes:
- a CDS encoding biopolymer transporter ExbD — translated: MSVRRKKRLPAKVPTTSMADIAFLLIIFFMVTSNFVKESHIELTQPRSPDIEAMKEAHISVTLDKNGDLWLQGKPCPVAVLEEGVKALLLEQSDKTVMLKIDKDTRQESYGPVFLALSRAGAELALIGEKQKE
- a CDS encoding biopolymer transporter ExbD encodes the protein MPLPKPKPLFEPELSSFSDIALLLIIFFILTTTFIVPAGNKIEPPAASADPAHAEEKQLTIALTGQEILYGPRAERLTIEELRAALLEQNFRAKPPSKRIVIVNPTPDVPYELYFDVVMAIHRADGILALIEEDEKPKK
- a CDS encoding MotA/TolQ/ExbB proton channel family protein gives rise to the protein MLEYLLDGGPLMLPLLACSIAALAVIVDRVRAFRAAEADTVHLRARVTDCLDGGRVDDAVALCQKSRGPVAAVLLAGLDRYRKLLARGRAVIEIETNVKETMEDYAPHAMEPLEARLNLLSMVGSVAPLLGMTGTVTGMINSFNTMAEMGGLDAGGVAAGIAEALITTGAGLLIAVPAIVAYNVFARKIDKYVLEIEQTMKELIDFISLGRPQA